The genomic segment CCATCGTTTTATACTCACTACTCACTCTATCCATGGCAAAAGTTATGCTGTCCGTGACGCCTCTGATTTCATTCATGGTCTGTTACTCGATTCGTTAGATGATATAAGAAAAATAAAATAGCTAAAGTGCAGGCAAGTTCAAAAGCTCGAAGAAACGTGCTATTCATGCCAAGGTTAACATTACCAACATAAAGTTGAATTGGGAGCATAGTTGCTAAAAGCGCATCAGCATGAACATCACGATTCGAACCTTTCTCCGCACACATCCATTTTGATATTAAGAAAATGATACTACCTAAAATCAGGGTATAAAAGCTAATGACTGATTGATGCCCCATCATTAAAGCAATAAACACAGAAGCAACTGCACATCCACCCACTTGCGTTACAAATCTGAGATTAACTGTTTTGATAAATGACTGTCTATCAAATTGCGTAGCCGCTGCAATAACAGGAACTAGACAGAACGTTGCTGATATCAAATCAACAATCATAAGAAATGCGACGCCACCTCCAATCAACCCCAATGATACCAACCTGTTCAAGTACGTCACTTCTTTGGGCTTAAAGACCGGTGATTTTTCGCCTTTGCTTGTCACTGGAAACATAGCTACAAATAATTTCGCCACCACAATTGTGATCGCCATAGACAATAGAATCTCATGGATTCTATTCGGCATTGATGCTGTAGTGTGGATAGAGAAAATAACCACCAATATCCAGTTAAAAGTAGGCATGAGCATTCTTCCAACGGCTTGTGGAGTGACAGCACGTCTTCTCATAAAGTCAAAGAACAATAAGCTTATCGTCCAGATGATAAAAGGATGGTCTGCAAATACATTACAAACAAGCAACGCTGTGGAAGCAGCTAATAGCACTGGGTAAAACATCCCAACCAAACCCGACCATGAATAATCTCTACACTTAGTCATTGCTATGGTTGGATATAAGGCAAGATAAACAGGTGATGCAAATCCCATAACCTTACCGGCAACCATGCAAATAGTTATTGTCATTGTGATTCGTATTACTTCATTGCACTTGGTATTAAACATTACGGTTTACCTTAATAGATATAGCGGAATAGGCTAACCATTTGCATCCATACAGCGCCAATCCGATCAACGAACTGATTACCCGCTTCAACCATCACTGTTGCTCTCGAGCCACCAATTAACGTGTCATTGCCATTTATCACATGAATTCTAGTTCGAACTTTTTGTTGCTCTCTAATCCAGTGATTATCATTGCTAACGGTAGCAATCTGATTACTAGGGTTGTACTGGTCGTACACGGCAGCATCTTGACTTGTAATATAACCTGTAAAGACAAAACCCGGCTTTGCATCAAAAACTATCCGAACCTCTGTACCGACCGATAATTTATCGATGCCTTTTTCATTGAAGTCAGCAGATATCCATGATTCCGATTTATCCACCAAGTAAAGACTATGCTCACCATTGCTGACATAAGTCCCTCTGTGCAACTGGAGATTGGTGATATAACCACTTGAAGCCGCCGTAACGCTTGTTCGCTCTAAATTCAATTGAGCGGTTTCTAAATTTGCCATAGCCACTTTTATATCAGAGTTTAAATCTTTCCCATGGGAGGTAGACTTTAATTGATTATATTCGGCAATCGCTATATCCAAGCCGCTCTTGGCTGAGGCAAGTGCAAGGTTTGAATCATCGAGTTCCTTTGTCGTAGCCAATTTTCTTGAATGAAGCTTTTGCACTCTGTGGTAATCAGACGTGGCATTAGAAAGCGCTACTTTTCTCAACTCAATTGTCCTTTCTGCAGACATAATAGATTGAACGGCAGCCTTATCTAGCTCAGATGCTCGAGTCAATTCAGCTTCCGCTTTGTCAGCCAGAATCGAATAGCTACTCCCGTCCACCTTAAATAGCACGTCACCGACATTAACGAAGTCCCCATTTTTCACATTAACTTGACTAACAACTCCTGAAACCTGCGGAGCAACAGAAGCAATCATGTTGTGAACAGTCGCTTGAGTAGTGAATGGCGCAACATTATCAGATGAGATTAAAAATGCTGAGAATCCAACCGCAGTGACTAAGACAGCATTGAGAGAGTATTTGTAAATTTTTGAGTTCATTTTAGTTTCCATCGCAACAATAATTAGGGTGTGAACTCTACTCCTTTTTGTTTCCATTGCAACAAAAAATCAGTTTTTTTACAAAAAAAAGAGAGCAAATGCTCTCTTCAATCGATCTGGCTTTAAAAGAAGTTATTGTTGGTGAATGGGGATTTGAAGCATTCTCGGACATAAACGCTAGACCATAATCCAGTAGCAGCGCCAACAGTCGCTTTCGAGCCAGCTATAATGGCTTATTTAATTACCGACACCACCCGTGTTTTGAGCTGGGCTCTCGGATGTCATCGGTGGCCACTGTTTGAAAGTCGCTAAATGCTGCTGGACCGCGGCTTGAGCAGGACCAAACGCCCACATTTTCTCTCCCATCCATTTCAAGTACATACCCGATTCTTCGGCGGCTCGTTCATAAGGGTCACGGCGTAAATTAAACAACAGCGGGGCGTTAAGCTCTTCTTTTGGGCCACTCCAACCATGATTTTGAACCACGAAGTGCGCCTTCCAATCCCCAACACGTACCGCTTGTAACTTGTCTCGCTCGTAGTAGTAGATTTCTTTACGATTGGAGTCGCCTTTTTCGGTTAACATATCCACTTGGTTATAACCATCAAGGTGCGCTTTAAATCCATTGTACCCTTCAAGCATTTTCTGTTTGAGATCCGTGGGACCACCTGCAGCAGCAATGAGTGTTGGTAACCAATCCATACCATCAAAGATACCATTGCCTACGCTACCCGCTGGAATCTTGCCGGGCCAACTAACCAGTGCAGGAGCCCTAACACCGCCTTCCCAAGTGGTGCCTTTTTCGCCGTGGAATGGCGTCATACCACCGTCAGGCCAAGTCATGATCTCCGGTCCGTTGTCGGCAGTGAAAATAACGATGGTATTGTCGGCTATGCCCAACTGTTCCATTTTCGCCATCATTTCACCGACATGATCGTCAAGATCTTTCATGACCACTTCTTGAAGCCCCCAACCGTTCTGACCCAGCATGGCTTCATATTCAGGGGAAAGATGTGTCCATACGTGACCACGGGATGGACAGTACCAAGTGAAGAATGGCTTGTTGGCCTCAACCGCTCTCTCGATAAAGTTAATCGCATGCTTGTTGACTTCATCATCTAATGTCCGCATACGTTCTATGGTCAGTGCGCCATCATCCTCAATGGTTTGCCCGCCGTTATTGTCTGACTTCGCATAAATCACATTACGAGGAGCAAACGCATCCAATGAACCATCTTTTGGCCAATCGGGATCTTCGGTATATTCCATTGCATTCAGGTGATATAACCAACCCCAGTACTCATCAAAACCGTGCATCGTTGGTAGGAATTCATCTCTGTCACCAAGGTGGTTTTTGCCAAACTGACCCGTGACATAACCCATGGTTTTTAGGATCTCAGGCAGCGTTGGCGTGTCGGCATTTAAGCCCACAGGACCACCCGGCAGACCAACGGAGTGCATCCCCGTTCTAACGGGCAATTGTCCGGTTAAAAACGCGGAGCGACCCGCCGTACAAGACGGTTGCGCATAGTAGTCTGTCAATAGCATGCCCTTTTCAGCGATACTATCAATGTTGGGGGTTTGACTGCTCATCACGCCATTGTGATAAGCACTGAGATTTGAGATGCCAATATCGTCAGTGAAAATAACAAAAATATTCGGTTGCTCTTGCGCTGACCATGCTGATAGCGAAACACTGCCCAGCACACTCAGAATAACAGGGGGAAGAATTCTCTTCATAGAATGTCCTTATACTGTTTCAGATTGTTGTTTGCGAACCATTTTTATTCCTACCAAGCCAAAGCCAAGTTCTAGTATTAGATAGACGACAAGCAGCCAATGAGGCATACCATCCAATACCAAGCTGATTACTCGACCGGCAGCCAAACCCAACATAAAAACCACCAGACTATAAAGCGCAGGTAGTCGATACTTTTTGAACAATGCGCCACTCACCCAAAATAGAGCGAGAGCCAAATAGAGCCCCATTACCGCACGAAAAATATGCGTCACGTTGATGGGGCTAGCATCAATACCGAATAAGTAGTCAAGAGAAACCACAGGCGAATACCCGTAGGACAGCGCAATCGGAGTTAAACCTAAGACAGCGACCAACAAAAAAATACTTTGTGACTTCATATCCCCCACCTTCTTCGAATTTGTCTCTTTTTTAAGAACATAGTCTACAATCAGCTGTATACAAGTTGCATATATTGAAAATGAATCATCAGGACAGGACGATCACCACTGTTTTACTTCACATCGGATTTAGAGGTATCAATATGGCTAAATGGCGTTACCTGATCTTACCCACCTTGGCAGCGACTTCCGTCGTCAATGCACAGCAACCCAGCGAACCCACAGGCAACAAACAGTGGCAGCACAGTGTTGAGATCTACTTGCAGGCACTCAACATTCGCGGAGATACAACCATTGGTGACCTATCCAGCGATGTGGATGTAGATCCTGCATTCATCGTCGACCATTTGGATATGGGTGCCATGCTGCGTCTTGAAGGTATTTACAACAACCAATGGGGCTATTACCTCGACTACAGCTATATGAAGTTAAGTGGTGAATCAGATTCAATCATCGGCAACACTGGCATCCTTAATGGTGACCTAGAGATCCGACAAGGGGTGTTAGAGGTCAAGGGCTTTAAGCGCTATCAATACGATATCGGGACGATTGATTATATGGTTGGATTACGTTGGTGGGACAATGATATTGATTCTAAACTCTACACAAACAGCGGCACACGCCTGAATTCTAGGTCTTTAGATGAAGATTGGATTGATTATCTGCTAGGGATTCGCTGGATCAAACAGGTCCATCATAATTGGACCGTACATACCAGTATCGATATGGGGCTTGGCAGTGACACCGACTTCACCTCTTCGCTGCTAACTGGTGTTCGCTACCGACTGAACGGTTGGTCTGATTTGAACGTCGCCTACAAATCAACTTGGGTCGATTACAACAACAACGGCACGTTTGAATACGATACCGCCTCACAAGGTTTCTTAATTGGTTGGGCTGCCCACTTCTAATCAATGGCTTATTGCTTTCGCTTTTGGCGTCGATTCCAATATTAAATCAGGCAACATTCGCACACGATGCCTTTGCGAATGATGCCTGCGCGAATGATGCCGGTCAGTCGCACAAACGTTTGCCATCACTCTACAAAATGTCCCTTATATCCCCAAGTTACCTCAAGATGCGGAGTTCAGTCGTCACTTGGGTGTAGAGCACACGATCACGCACCG from the Vibrio hippocampi genome contains:
- a CDS encoding DUF2955 domain-containing protein, with the protein product MFNTKCNEVIRITMTITICMVAGKVMGFASPVYLALYPTIAMTKCRDYSWSGLVGMFYPVLLAASTALLVCNVFADHPFIIWTISLLFFDFMRRRAVTPQAVGRMLMPTFNWILVVIFSIHTTASMPNRIHEILLSMAITIVVAKLFVAMFPVTSKGEKSPVFKPKEVTYLNRLVSLGLIGGGVAFLMIVDLISATFCLVPVIAAATQFDRQSFIKTVNLRFVTQVGGCAVASVFIALMMGHQSVISFYTLILGSIIFLISKWMCAEKGSNRDVHADALLATMLPIQLYVGNVNLGMNSTFLRAFELACTLAILFFLYHLTNRVTDHE
- a CDS encoding HlyD family secretion protein — encoded protein: MNSKIYKYSLNAVLVTAVGFSAFLISSDNVAPFTTQATVHNMIASVAPQVSGVVSQVNVKNGDFVNVGDVLFKVDGSSYSILADKAEAELTRASELDKAAVQSIMSAERTIELRKVALSNATSDYHRVQKLHSRKLATTKELDDSNLALASAKSGLDIAIAEYNQLKSTSHGKDLNSDIKVAMANLETAQLNLERTSVTAASSGYITNLQLHRGTYVSNGEHSLYLVDKSESWISADFNEKGIDKLSVGTEVRIVFDAKPGFVFTGYITSQDAAVYDQYNPSNQIATVSNDNHWIREQQKVRTRIHVINGNDTLIGGSRATVMVEAGNQFVDRIGAVWMQMVSLFRYIY
- a CDS encoding arylsulfatase, with translation MKRILPPVILSVLGSVSLSAWSAQEQPNIFVIFTDDIGISNLSAYHNGVMSSQTPNIDSIAEKGMLLTDYYAQPSCTAGRSAFLTGQLPVRTGMHSVGLPGGPVGLNADTPTLPEILKTMGYVTGQFGKNHLGDRDEFLPTMHGFDEYWGWLYHLNAMEYTEDPDWPKDGSLDAFAPRNVIYAKSDNNGGQTIEDDGALTIERMRTLDDEVNKHAINFIERAVEANKPFFTWYCPSRGHVWTHLSPEYEAMLGQNGWGLQEVVMKDLDDHVGEMMAKMEQLGIADNTIVIFTADNGPEIMTWPDGGMTPFHGEKGTTWEGGVRAPALVSWPGKIPAGSVGNGIFDGMDWLPTLIAAAGGPTDLKQKMLEGYNGFKAHLDGYNQVDMLTEKGDSNRKEIYYYERDKLQAVRVGDWKAHFVVQNHGWSGPKEELNAPLLFNLRRDPYERAAEESGMYLKWMGEKMWAFGPAQAAVQQHLATFKQWPPMTSESPAQNTGGVGN
- a CDS encoding DUF4345 domain-containing protein; this encodes MKSQSIFLLVAVLGLTPIALSYGYSPVVSLDYLFGIDASPINVTHIFRAVMGLYLALALFWVSGALFKKYRLPALYSLVVFMLGLAAGRVISLVLDGMPHWLLVVYLILELGFGLVGIKMVRKQQSETV